The following are from one region of the Phycisphaeraceae bacterium genome:
- a CDS encoding type IV secretion system DNA-binding domain-containing protein, whose protein sequence is MGWFFGKRRRKRCHANWDLEAPLLDWTAGAPWSIGSSFQGAQVLGSTGSGKTSGAMAAMCKAFLGAGYGGLFLTAKSDDRALYTRYVRDAGRLDDLLVFSPDDRIRYNFIAEEQRQSRGPVGLVENLTALLMTVTELNDRRSSGGGGGDSERYFRLESMRLARNSLLVLSLARPAVTVPDLHRLITTTPVSLEQVQSEAWQKSSFCFQCLQAADKAPKAESQKADFDLALSYLLHELPALSSRTRSVVQSTLTSATDLLSRGAARDMLSSPTPNVSPSMMYDGAIMIADFPVLVHNEVGALIQVILKFAWQRAHARRDVSRNPRPTFIVADESQLLVVDADQHFQAIARSTRTAVVYATQSISGMIDALGPHSEAKVHSLLTNLQTRICHQQTDVRTIQYMQELVGRSRQLMMSGNQTRDGGDWLAPIWGGSSGASAGFSEVWEHELQASDLNSLAKGGPPHWITEAIVYQGGKRFPNGRTWLRTGFRQRK, encoded by the coding sequence ATGGGATGGTTCTTCGGCAAACGGCGCAGGAAGCGTTGTCACGCGAACTGGGACTTGGAGGCGCCGCTCCTTGACTGGACGGCGGGTGCGCCTTGGTCGATCGGGTCCTCATTTCAAGGCGCACAGGTGCTTGGATCGACAGGCTCCGGGAAGACTAGTGGCGCAATGGCTGCAATGTGTAAGGCTTTTCTTGGGGCCGGATACGGTGGCCTGTTTCTCACCGCAAAGAGTGATGACCGGGCGCTTTACACGAGATACGTGCGGGATGCGGGGCGTCTGGACGATCTCCTCGTGTTCTCACCCGACGATCGCATCCGCTACAACTTTATCGCGGAAGAGCAACGGCAGAGCAGGGGACCCGTCGGGCTCGTCGAGAATCTGACGGCCCTGCTGATGACGGTGACGGAGTTGAACGATCGGCGTTCCTCTGGCGGAGGAGGCGGCGACAGCGAGCGGTACTTCCGTCTTGAAAGCATGCGGCTTGCCCGCAACAGCCTGCTCGTGCTGAGTCTGGCCCGGCCAGCCGTGACAGTGCCCGATCTACACCGTCTCATCACGACCACTCCAGTGTCGCTTGAACAGGTGCAGAGCGAAGCCTGGCAGAAGAGTTCATTCTGCTTCCAATGCCTCCAGGCGGCGGACAAAGCTCCGAAGGCGGAATCGCAGAAGGCCGACTTCGATCTTGCTCTGAGCTACCTGCTGCACGAACTGCCCGCGCTGAGTTCGCGCACCCGGAGTGTGGTGCAAAGCACGCTCACATCGGCGACCGATCTCCTGAGCCGTGGAGCGGCACGCGACATGCTCTCGTCACCCACGCCGAACGTGTCACCGTCGATGATGTACGACGGCGCGATCATGATCGCAGACTTTCCGGTGCTCGTGCATAACGAAGTCGGCGCACTGATCCAGGTCATCCTGAAGTTCGCGTGGCAACGGGCGCACGCCCGTCGCGATGTCTCCCGGAATCCGCGCCCCACCTTCATCGTGGCCGACGAGAGCCAGCTGCTTGTCGTCGATGCCGACCAGCACTTCCAAGCCATCGCACGAAGCACGCGGACGGCGGTGGTCTACGCCACCCAGAGCATCTCCGGCATGATCGACGCTCTCGGTCCACACTCCGAAGCGAAAGTACACAGCCTCTTGACCAATTTGCAGACTCGAATCTGCCACCAGCAGACCGATGTCAGGACCATCCAGTACATGCAGGAGCTCGTCGGTCGCTCCCGGCAGTTGATGATGAGCGGAAACCAGACGCGCGACGGCGGCGACTGGCTTGCTCCCATTTGGGGCGGGTCGTCCGGCGCATCTGCAGGATTCAGCGAAGTCTGGGAGCACGAACTCCAGGCCTCGGACCTCAACAGCCTTGCGAAGGGCGGGCCGCCGCACTGGATCACGGAGGCCATTGTCTATCAGGGTGGCAAGCGCTTTCCGAACGGCCGGACGTGGCTGCGAACCGGTTTCCGTCAGAGGAAGTGA
- a CDS encoding ParB/RepB/Spo0J family partition protein, giving the protein MPQQVHEALVELLVCRPQVRDRTGFGADDLAGLAASIRESGGIHTPLLVRREGDTLVVLDGERRVRAAKMLGLTKVPVVVTDEELGEDDVIHRQLVIDAQRVGLGPLERAKAIERLMTLSSWNAEQVARKLGLSGATVSRSLALLTLPESIQAQVASGGISADAAYHLARVDDPQEQESLAAEAAGRMLSRDALTRKLKSARRAEEAERAGVVRATALLGADRAVTITGKGLTLDSMIEWLEPLLARARKAKAQGLSLHTFIRTLKDQAST; this is encoded by the coding sequence ATGCCGCAGCAAGTTCATGAAGCCCTAGTCGAATTGCTTGTGTGCCGGCCGCAGGTCAGAGACCGAACCGGCTTTGGAGCGGACGATCTCGCCGGCTTGGCAGCAAGCATCCGGGAGTCCGGTGGCATTCACACGCCTCTCCTGGTGCGGCGAGAGGGTGACACCCTCGTAGTGCTCGACGGTGAACGCCGAGTACGAGCCGCGAAGATGCTCGGTCTGACCAAGGTGCCGGTTGTTGTCACCGATGAGGAGCTTGGCGAGGACGATGTCATTCACCGCCAACTCGTGATCGATGCGCAACGTGTGGGACTGGGACCGCTGGAGCGGGCCAAAGCGATTGAACGGCTGATGACTCTCTCGTCCTGGAACGCAGAACAGGTCGCTCGCAAGCTCGGCCTCTCGGGGGCGACGGTGTCTCGCTCGCTCGCGCTCCTCACACTGCCGGAGTCCATTCAGGCTCAGGTGGCAAGCGGAGGCATCTCTGCGGACGCCGCGTATCACCTTGCCCGAGTCGATGACCCGCAAGAACAGGAGTCGCTCGCCGCGGAGGCGGCGGGCCGGATGCTGTCACGCGATGCGCTCACCCGGAAGCTCAAGAGCGCGCGCCGTGCGGAGGAAGCGGAGCGGGCCGGAGTCGTGCGAGCGACCGCGCTGTTGGGTGCCGACCGGGCGGTCACGATCACAGGCAAAGGGCTCACCCTCGATTCGATGATCGAATGGCTCGAACCCCTGCTGGCGCGAGCCAGGAAGGCCAAGGCACAGGGGCTCTCGCTCCACACATTCATCCGCACGCTCAAGGACCAGGCATCGACCTGA
- a CDS encoding DUF1232 domain-containing protein translates to MANPIQTLLARCRTGFTPVEKFIAFGAGVGYVLCPLDFDFIPAIGWIDDGYAIYLVWRVLSSPTISEEELGRQSASPTQERSARSDAELALKPDEEG, encoded by the coding sequence ATGGCGAATCCGATCCAGACCCTGCTTGCACGCTGTCGCACTGGCTTCACGCCCGTCGAGAAGTTCATCGCGTTTGGAGCCGGCGTGGGATACGTGCTGTGCCCGCTCGATTTCGACTTCATTCCTGCAATCGGCTGGATCGACGACGGCTACGCGATCTACCTCGTGTGGCGGGTCCTGAGCTCCCCGACGATCTCGGAGGAGGAACTCGGTCGGCAGTCCGCATCACCTACGCAAGAGCGTTCTGCTCGGAGCGATGCGGAACTCGCCCTCAAACCCGATGAGGAGGGCTGA